In Centropristis striata isolate RG_2023a ecotype Rhode Island chromosome 8, C.striata_1.0, whole genome shotgun sequence, the genomic window atgtttggTGAACTCTGTTAAATTCTCCATCAGATGCCGCTCCCATTGAGGATGACAAGATTGTTGGAGGCTACGAGTGCAGGAAGAACTCTGTGCAGTACCAGGTCTCTCTGAACTCTGGGTACCACTTCTGTGGAGGCTCCCTGATCTCCAGCACCTGGGTGGTGTCTGCTGCTCACTGCTACAAGTCGTAAGTGCAGACATCCATACATTATGTCCACAGTCATACTCAGAATAAGCTTTaagtcagtggcggttctagaccagtttcactgtgggggccaagcaggggccagtgtttaatcagaggggcacattagcacatgaaaaaatggcaaaaatgatatttaagcattcaaaatctttgaatgtcttgaaaaagacacaaaatgaccaaaaaaaagacacaaaatgagaagacagaataacaaaaacccccacagaagacataaaaatgaaaaaaagacacaaaatgaccaaaaaaagacacaaaataactaaaacagacacataaatgacaccaatgacaaaaaaagacacaaaataactaaaaaagacacaacaatagacacaaaattaccaaaaaaagacacaaaaaagacacgtaaagacatgaaagggattaaaaaatggacaaaatagccctataagacttaaacctttattttagctttttttttaaatctaatttaattatatttagaagatacaaatacattgattgaaacaatgagacttaccaacaataacaactatttttgtacgacaatgacatttctcatttttatgcacaattactttttttattttgaaagcgcagtgcagtgagaatgatctttttttatatattcacaaGCTTTTAtcgcacaattaaactattatacaatgtacacattctgggttccttttgtgtacaatgagatattgtttgaacaaaaaataggtaagaattgttccatctCTCATCTTtacaaattgataattttattattaatttgacacaggggccacagcaggggccaagggcttcttaacaggggcagtggcccctggaggcccctgtatagaaccgccactgcttttAGTGCCTCAAATTGGTTGAAAATTCCCTGAGTGTCTTAAGTGTAATGTCCCCAGAATTAagaactaagcgactgcttggggccccgtggccactagggggcccccaagagcaattaacaaaaaatatgtacatattttgtttaatattttgcatgcatgagtgacactttctatatgatcaaagatatattattgtacaaaaatacaattttatgtcaACAACGCCAAGATAAAGGTATGTTTTCacgtttttcaaaaataataataaaccagatgacacttttacagtaaaattaatgctttaccatttggattgttgtgtaaatcaaccccaaGTCACTCTATAGTTGAATGtgaattattgatttattattattttgtgacttaaaacaaatctgaaatggactttgttgtctaacagcacttttaatgtcacaatctttatatacactactggtcaaaagttttagaacacaccaacttttccagaatttaattgaaaattatgcagtttaatgtctcagtgtactccgaaattaatgcacatttgcaacatttaaaattctttattgagcatgatagtgtttgaaagtaaaaaaaaagattcaaaaacacattttatgttggactaaaggactaaaaaaagacacaaaatgactaaaaagacacaaaatgaccaaaaaaagacacaaaatgacttacaaagacatgaaaagaattcaaaaaatggacaaaatagcccaagactccatagagttaagttgttaacccatttcttgttccctgaaaaaaggcctccttgtataattctgaaatgtacattatttttcagttttggttaagcttacctttttttatttacctctggcagttgtgtaaatcaaccccaaGTCACTCTATAGTtgaatgtgatacatttttagattaaaaaacacatgtgacaccctggacatcattcattcattggtatcatttgtatcattactgtattggtattatttatgtaattaactggGACACCCCCtttaaatgtgtgaagacacatcaggctgacaatagcataatgtaaacaacactgccagagccgcaatgagtttgtagtaggtgtgtgaatgatcaacaatcaatattattggcagaaatagagggccccgAAATTGAATGTTGCTTAGGGCCCCATagaggcttgggccggctctcAGTGTCCCATCTGTTGGAGCTATTTAGTTCTTTTTAgtatttagttgtctgtttagtttattattaacaatgagtattatttgattattctagacgtttgtttattttgataacattttgttttgctagttaattgtttagtttaatcatcattattgtttagcatatttagtttacatattatattttgggttttatggaatttgggttggcaccatgggcacctgatgttatataggtaggtaggtaggcagAGGACCAGCATGCACCTGGGTGGGCCGATGGttttttcaacctggtctcacagaaatccgtgaaatagccacggatttcgcttaactcaaaatccgtggaatagccacggaatcgctcaaattttcgtgaaactgacacggatttagctacaatgcaagttaatgacagtcatatcccgtggctattggtttgttccaagtcacgtgactttcaaggtcccggcggtcagaacaaaaaacatggcggacggttctctcatttttagtgaaaaatcaatattttgactttgtttctgcataaaaatggattttgatcacatttctagcgagaaatatatgttttattttctaaatcttcactcagtgaatgtacataatcactttgtggtgaagatctcgccagaaaaatatgactgtcattaacttgcattgtagcgaaatccgtgtcagtttcacggaaatttgagggattccgtggctattccacggattttgagttaagcgaaatccgtggctatttcacgaattttagtgagaccatgttgggttTTTTACCAGCGTGAAGATaggcagcaggagccatgtttctttgttcttttgtttgcttgctcgcaatggacaaaataaacctTTGGAACTAACAATCATGCATGGACATCACCTTCTTTGCCAGCGTACACCACACGCtcatggtgcatcagtggcattttgattaagtttaagtttaatttttgttattttttctgacaAAATTGCCACTACACCATCACTAACATGTATTTAACCCTGATGCCTCTGCAGCCGTGTCCAGGTGCGTCTTGGAGAGCACAACATTGCCGTCAACGAGGGCACCGAGCAGTTCATCAACTCTGCCAGGGTCATCCGCCACCCCAGCTACAACAGCCGCAACCTGGACAATGACATCATGCTGATCAAGCTGAGCAAGCCCGCCACCCTGAACAGCTACGTCCGCACCGTGTCCCTGCCCTCCAGCTGTGCCGGCTCTGGAACCCGCTGCCTGATCTCTGGATGGGGCAACACCAGCAGCTCTGGAAGTCAGTAACAcactgcacactgtaaaaaataatctgttaaatttagggTAAAATACcgacagctgtggttgccagaatttcaccgtaaaaatgacagtgagtgggttttctactgtaaatttaaatgtaaatatcagcaaaaactgtaatttagactgagtagtccctttatttaaaggtaattgtgtccttgagacaatatggtatttctccattcattttacatgatttttaaaaatatttttacagtaaaactgtgtgtttttcaaaagttttgttctattctgtgattGATCTGTGATCAATTTCTTTGACTTCTTGGTAGAGCACTTTGTATTGAACTCAAAAGCACCTGTAAcactttacactgtaaaaaataatctgtttaatttacggaaaatgaccggcagctgtggttaccagaacttcaccataaaaatacactgtaaaaatgtttgtagaaataacagtaaaacactgtcaaatacatcagaaatggggtgtgaaatgaaaaattgtatatcactgcattagacacttttaattgccgttaatcaaagaatagcaccaaactttttccttttttctgtcataaactggaagaaacaccgTTTTAAGTTTAATTGTGTCCTTATATATCCaacatggtatttctccattcattttacatgattttttaaaaatatttttacagtaaaactgtgtgtttttcaaaagttttgttctattctgtgatttacagtaattaacccattgaggcctgaaaaaccgctgggcgattttaaaataagcctctaattatctggaaattctggaaaaaaaagtgtcaactcttctactaaataatagatttttcagcctctgtagcagatagaaatgaaattcaaaaagtatttgagagcttatacaaaatactaaaaaatgacGTAAACACTTTCCAgacttcaatgggttaaaagtgtctattatggtgacatgcaattttttattttaggccgtatttctcatgcaatttgacagcattttactgtaatttctacaaacactttttacagtgcagtcacAAGAAGTCTTTGTGCATGCTGGGGTATGGATATTTATGGATATTTATGGATATTTATGGATATTCACGTGTTATTTCTCTCTCCAGACAACTACCCTGATCGTCTGAGGTGCCTGGATGCCCCCATCCTGAGTGACAGCAGCTGCAGGTCTGCCTACCCTGGACAGATCACCTCCAACATGTTCTGTGCTGGATTCATGGAGGGAGGCAAGGACTCCTGCCAGGTACCAGCTCACTCCTCCTCACTGTTTCTGATAGTGGCCACAGCAAACGTTAGAACgttctttgcacttcttgttccccgctggtggaacacactaccagttccaaccagagcaggggcgtccctctctacctttaaccctataaagccaagtgtatcatattagatacagttatttttgagaccactacatcatcaaaaacctgatgtatacatgtgttgaagataaacaaactgagcaacaaattgcacaaaaataccagatgtagcaaaaatgatatgcaggttccacgaatggatcagtcattgctgcattaaaaaacttcatatcagcagatgtatgatgttgtgttatatggaaaaaatatgtattttgcatgtttgaggaaaaaggaaaagtcaaagtcttaataggttaaatatgttagggtttatatgtttttgttagttcgagaaaaacaaactgtgagcaacaaattgcacaaaaagacctgatgtatgaaatatgatacaaattagaattcatatatgcaatttatttatttcttaaaattcgtcagcaggttaataagcactcagtttttacaaaaaatgaattttctggcaattatttcatggttcaggctttatagggttaaaaacctcctgaagacccatctcttcagagagcatcttctctctaaaccacacgataattctactcctcaaagaattgtcaccagcacttattgatgcactaatagctcttactgcagtataccttgattgtttgtttttactcttcctgtaagtcgctttggataaaagcgtctgctaaatgtaaatgtaaatgtagaacCCCTCTGCTCACATGTTGTCTATCTTTCTACCTGCGTCCTGTCAGGGAGACTCTGGTGGCCCCGTGGTGTGTAACGGCCAGCTGCAGGGCGTGGTGTCCTGGGGTTACGGCTGCGCCCAGAGGAACAAGCCCGGTGTCTACGCCAAGGTCTGCAACTACAACTCCTGGATCCGCAACACCATGTCCTCCTACTAAAGTCACCTCACAGTGCTTTCTTTGCAGGACAGAAAACTGTGTATCtcttaaataaacagaaaaattaaaaatacttcaatttgTTTGACTTCTTGGCAGAGCACCTTGTATTGTACTCAAAAGCATCTGTGACACTttacggtaacactttctatgaagactacatctatagtgcattatgagcgcattcatagtgaattataatgctcattataatcaatcataatgcattatgactgcattcataaacacatataaagcttcatgatgcactatatcaacagttataaatatagcttataatgacttaaaaaatccaagtgtcttatgagtgctcttgactggttataaatgttgcaaatgtgcattcatttcagagtacactgagacattaaactgcatcattttcaattaaattctggaaaagttggtgtgttctaaaacttttgaccagtcaTTTGTACATAGTAAGTAAAATGACAGACTTGATCACATATCAATACAAAAATGACCTTTATTGGTTTTTAAGACAAACTATAGCATAAATTATATACAATAGAACAATGTTTTTCatgattacaaaaaaacaagccTGACATTGAAGCAAGAAAAGCTTTTcaaaagcagtaaaagaaaaggaaaaaggatGTTCAACAACACTCCTGTTACACTTTGTATCTCAGGTGTGGATTGTGcgtttgttggtgtttttttttctagaaaatATAGCATCACTTGATTTCAGCCATCATATTACAAGTACATGACAGAGCAAAGTCTTTGACAaacatgtgtgtgcatgattaAAGATGATATTCCCTTTATTAAAGTGCAAATACAAAATGGTGATTCATGTCCATGTTGGAgaccagaagaagaaaataaattgggAATCAGAACACATCACTTCCTCTGAAACATTTTGAGAAACAGTTTTACTTGATCTGCATGATTTGAAACGctcacattttaaatcaaatccaCAGATCATAACACAAATGCACTTATCAAGATGAGGTGGTTAAATGTGTAAACTATACAGGAACTATTCAGTTAACTAGTTGTACTACTTATTGACAGATATCTGATCAGTGCAGGGTTTCCAAGTTACTAAATAAAGATGGATGGAGGATACATGATGGCTCAAAATGTTTCAGTGGTTATTTCACTTGaaaaagagtttttattttccataatCAGCCATTTAAATACAGAACCGTTTCTGTTTTCAAGTGCTTATTGTGTTGAACAGCTTATTATTTATCACAAGGCTCCTTCAGGCTCGGCATTAATGCACTGAATGTACAAAATATTCAGGGATCTTTCTGACATGTTCTCTCTAACTGCATCTcctttattcttgacagaaaTGTAATTACACAAACTGAAGAAGGCTTCAACCTGAAGTTGCCTCACGAACTACAACCAAACAGAAGGCACTAATTATTTTGTACATTCAGAGTTTAAATATTTCAGAATCTGCGACAGGTTGAATACATGATCATAAACAAATCATCCAATCTGCATAATTTCTGATGCATTTCGTTTCATATTACTTTAGAGTGTGTCAATGGTTCTACTTTTTGTAATCAAAGTCAACAGGTCCCTGTGTTAAAGGCACACTATGCAGGATTTCACCCAAAAATgactgtatctgcagagaccctgccctctgcctgtattttctctcttctttgcATTTTGCTGTGCTCAGCATGTTTCTGGGTGTCCCCCATTGGGCAGGAAGCTACAAAAATAGCAAACACAGcgcccaaaaaacacaaatatagtaaaGCAAAACGCCAAAGTACAAAGCTGAGTGACTCTGCGGTTTCAAGCCAAGGAACAGGCCGAGTTTGAAtgctgtgtttacaaacagtaagcatCAATTCCTGCACAGTATGTCTTTAAACAAAGCAAAAAGTTGATGAGCACAGAAGGGATACAACATATCtccacatacactaccggtcaaaagttttagaacaccctaatttttccagttttttattgaaattcaagcagttcaagtcaaatgaacagcttgaaagggtacaaaggtaagtggtgaactgccagaggtaaataaaaaaaggtaagcttaaccaaaactgaaagataatgtacatttcagaattatacaagtaggcctttttcagggaacaagaaatgggttaacaacttaactctatggagtcttgggctattttgtccattttttaattcttttcatgtctttgtaagtcattttgtgtctttttttggtaattttgtgtctttttttgtcattttgtgtctttttttggtcattttgtgtctttttttgtcattttgtgtctttttttagtcctttagtccaacataaaatgtgattttgaatcttttttttactttcaaaacactgagacattaaactgcatcattttcaatcaaattcttgaaaagttggtgtgttctaaaacttttgaccagtagtataGGTGATCACACCTGGCCTCTAGCATGCTCCAGATAATGCTGATAAAGGTCTGAAATGGCAGGATAAGAATCtccacacacagcacactgaaCCCCGTCTGCAGGCCCTTCGTTTGAAATGCTGGCATGTTTATTCACAGTTCTCAAAGAAGTGAAAGATTttttaagtgcattttcatCTCTTCCGTCATAAATGATTGAATGTGTGCTGCTGGGTTGCTG contains:
- the prss1 gene encoding trypsin-1, giving the protein MLIKLSKPATLNSYVRTVSLPSSCAGSGTRCLISGWGNTSSSGNNYPDRLRCLDAPILSDSSCRSAYPGQITSNMFCAGFMEGGKDSCQGDSGGPVVCNGQLQGVVSWGYGCAQRNKPGVYAKVCNYNSWIRNTMSSY